The nucleotide sequence CGCcgaatttaacattaaaaggaaataaaacacttacaattaaataaaaataattaaattaaagaaacggTTTATATATGGCAGAACTTACCGTTTATAGCGAAGAGGCCTGTGATTATTCAAGCAAATTCTATATACTATTTAGCCTCTAAAAACACCTAACAGAGGTCGGATAATATTGTTATGTTGAACTCTTAACTTATACTTatcgaaaaataaattgttttaaaatgtaccAATTTAGttcttcattttatattttcctcATTCATCTCAccatgaaaaatcaaaaagaatttcaatttaatcattCCGATTAAAGGTAAGTACATTAGATTTTAAggagctttcttattaatttcatttttattcaaatatcgcaataatgtggcaatattATAACCATATaatgccggatatccggcttttcgcaaaatcactagtATTTAAagttatgaaaataattttttgaaattttcaagtgatttttttgaattttttctcAATGAAGtttctttgaaataatttctttccGTTGAGTTCATACAgaattttaatctatttcATTATCAACTATTTCCTGGAATCTTCgttacagttttttttaaacgaacgCAACATCCTCCACGTCTCTACAACGCCACGTAgagttaaaaagaattttttcaacCATGTATTGAGTACTAAAGTCCCTTGAGTAATGAAACGCAATATATATCGATAACTTTTGTGCTAGTGAACGCTTGATACGAAACAGTTTTAATAGAAATCCCCAAAGGGTTCAATCATCAACGCGTTTTTTCATCGTTTTTACTTCAGTGCGTATTCAGTTCGTCACTTAACCATGCCACCAGACGATTGTTTAATTCAGTTACTACAAAACGAATTATTATTCAGTGAAATCAACAACAATGAGAACAAAAATAACGGGATTTTCGACGACTTTGACTTCCAAAACGAACTTATCTTCCCAGAACAACCCGTAAGTTTAAACAACACAGTTCAAGAATGCCAAGAACTTCAATCGATAGATCATaatctttttcaaaatgatattaatttttttaacccgGAAACTATTGTTGATATGGATTTTAATTCGTACGAAAATATCGATATCGATCAACTTTTTGGACACCATTTCGAAACATTTGCAAATAATCAAGACGACAAACACATACAAATTGAAAACATGCAAATGGAAGATGTTCAAAATcaagattttcaaattaaagacAACTCAAtcaaagataatttaattacttcgtctgacttaattaatttattcccTCATATTTGCGAAGAAAAAAATCGCAGAAGAAGATCGTTACTTTTTGAAAGTACatttaatccaaaaaataacaaaaaagaagaaattaaaaatgtttatactAAACGAATCGATCCTTTATTAAGTCATGATTATGCTCAAAGGAGAAACGATGAAGATAAATACTTTCCATGCCCGGAAAGGAGTTGTGAAAAAGTTTACGCGAAGTCATCACATTTAAAAGCTCATTTAAGAAGACATTCAGGGGAAAAACCGTTTGCTTGTAACTGGCAAAATTGTAATTGGAAGTTTTCGAGATCCGACGAATTGGCTCGCCATAAACGATCGCATTCGGGAATAAAACCTTATAAGTGTGAACTTTGTGAGAAAGCCTTCGCCCGATCCGACCATTTGGCCAAACATGTTAAAGTTCATCGTAAAAAAATGGCACAATTTGGTGATTATTACATCAAAAAAagagttgttaaaaattagataatacaaacatttattattaataacgaaatttattaaaatttataacatttacttccatatcatttaattataacctccccaaaattagaattaatttaagaatttattttctcAGCCGAGATTATATcttattttcttgttgtttttcaTGCATCCTTTAAGTTGCATAAACccatgtttctagttctaggcacTATTAGTGTATATAGGGTGGTTGTAACTTGTCTTATTAcctatgtaaaaaaaatttagttttaaatgaaacaaaaaatttctgtGCAAAAGATATATTTGAGAAATGGCATGTTACAAAGGAAACGTTGGAATAGAGGATAAATACAATGTTCCTACACAGAGACTACCGTCACCATCGTCAAAtggaacaaaaattaataaacgttGGTAACAGACAATGACTAGTAgcaaatttttccataaatatgtttataaatttgaaaggataaaaatgacaaattcttaattgTTTCGTATAAATGCAAACCATTCAAGCACCTTTCTTCGAACGTTtgtaaataacattattttttgagaacaaaaaaaattgattaaaaatcataatacaactacacaaaaaaatgtaaaatacaGTTTCAATAAGACTCGACAAATTTTCATCCAATAAATACCTAACACTTAAACGCTTACGgactattttattattattcttattattatatataacaTAGACTACTAAAAAAGGTTAAGTccgattatatataataatttaaaacatcaaaaaataatatatgtatatatactttttttttggatatttttttaagagattgacttttttttgtattttttcttttgtatcaCGTCGAAGTTTCGAGTCGCCGATTCAGGCCACTTCACTAATCCTCGATAAATTAGTACTGAACGAATCCAATGGTCGCGGGCCTAACAAGGTGCTCAGAGAGAATTGCCACCGCATCTTCTGTTTTGTTTCCGACTTCTTGTAATCATCGTAATGTTTCAAGACGTGCTTTACGTTGTTATAACAGGTATAAAGTTCCCCTGCATTAACctgaaacacaaaaataatatttttttaaaataaaaaaaaaacatttctcaGAATTATTACTCATACTTAGTAGTAAGTaaacatatttgaaaattccttttaaaattatttacttaccATGCATACACTCTGCAGATCCACTATAACTgttaaaaaacgtaaaatttcAATAGAGTAATAAGGTGATTTTGAAGGAACTTCTGCGGCCAGAAATTGTTCAATTTCGTATTGTATCAAAGCTAATGCAATCAGTGGGTAACGAACTGATGCACAAACATGGTTTATCATAACCACTTCAAGACGTCTTGATAATATCTTTTTCTGCAACAAAatcattgattaaattaacaatatataaaaaaaacctttagaacaaaagttgtagtaaattttgtAAATCACTCGGGATTCAAAGCGTGAAACCAAGTCTACCCTGCTTGAAGTTTATGTACGTAAGTATCATTAATGACCAAGTAGTGTCATTAATGATACTTTGGGCGGATTTGAAGTCGGCCGAGAACGAACaatacttgggttgggttgggtttacAATTAACAACTTTATGGAACGAGTAATCTCGGCCGATTTCGAAGATGTAGGCCGCCCTTAGTTATATTTGTGAtctaagaaataatctcggctgatttcgaagacgtcggccgcccaaaCTATCGTTAATGATACTATTTGGTGCGgtcgacgtcttcgaagtcggccgagatgatttcttatatcacgaacaatatttGGGGtggccgatgtcttcgaagtcggccgagattacttcttatgtcacaaacaatacttgggttgggtttagGGTGTCCAGTCCCGGTATTTAGTCCCGGGTCCGTCTCgggatttcttgaaaaaaatgtaggtCCGGGACCACTAAGAAGTCCCGGGATTTTATAAGTCCc is from Onthophagus taurus isolate NC chromosome 8, IU_Otau_3.0, whole genome shotgun sequence and encodes:
- the LOC111425529 gene encoding Kruppel-like factor 1, giving the protein MPPDDCLIQLLQNELLFSEINNNENKNNGIFDDFDFQNELIFPEQPVSLNNTVQECQELQSIDHNLFQNDINFFNPETIVDMDFNSYENIDIDQLFGHHFETFANNQDDKHIQIENMQMEDVQNQDFQIKDNSIKDNLITSSDLINLFPHICEEKNRRRRSLLFESTFNPKNNKKEEIKNVYTKRIDPLLSHDYAQRRNDEDKYFPCPERSCEKVYAKSSHLKAHLRRHSGEKPFACNWQNCNWKFSRSDELARHKRSHSGIKPYKCELCEKAFARSDHLAKHVKVHRKKMAQFGDYYIKKRVVKN